The genomic interval GGCCACTTGGGACTTATTAAATCCCTTGTTTCTAAGTTGATAAATCTGAGTATACATTTTCCACCTCACCATTCTATTCACTCCCCTTCAGTCTGATATAAATATACCAGTTGACTAAAGAAGAATGGTATTGTGAACTGGAAAAAATCATCCGTTTTTAATGGCCAAAATTCGTCCCTTTTAGTTTACCACTTACAGGGGTTTTATGAAAATAGAAAATCTTATTTAAATCTATTAGTTCTATTATTTGAATCAAAAAGATATGATGAGATTTTAGCATATTGTAGTAAAGAGTTTGTAGTGGACAGTATATTTTATGGCAACAACATTAGTTCTCTGAAACGCAATTTTGAGATATTAATAAAAACTGCTTGCATTCAGAAGGATTATGGCTCCTTAATTGTTTGTACTGAGTTAAGTAATATGATTTATAGTTTAGAATATTCCTTTGATGAAAATTCAGAGTTATATTATTGGGCATTAGGTTTGATTCACGGTTTTGATACGCTTAGAAATACATTATTATATGAAGGCAAAATGGCTCTTGATCTGGATAATGGATTGAAAGTCTGTTATCTATGCTCAAAAAATGATTTTATTCCGGAATGGGCTCCATATATAGAATTATTAGTTGAATCTAAAAAATTAAATTCAAAAAATAGAAGCAGTTTAGAAAACGAATTAGAAGATTATAGATACTATATTTGTGCATGCTTAGATATGGATTGGAAGATGGAAGGTGTACTTTCTAATATTTGCAGCAAACAAGCGTTTGAATATAGAAAAATAGTAATTGAGGAATATCATAGAAGGGACTTGCTTGATAATCTTATTGAGATTATTAGAGTGATACCTAATAACAAATATTGGGAGCAAAGTCTATCTAATTATTTAGGTAATGAAAGCATTGATGTAAGTTTTATAACATCTGCATTTGAAAAATTAAAAGTTTCAGATTCATATTCTGAAGAAACAATGTCATCATTAAGGTTCTATGTAGATAACATTAAATACATAATAAAGCATAAAGAGCGTGAGTTAGATAGGTTCATTGATGAAATAAAGGATCGAAATTGGTATTATAACTGGTTGATATTTATTGCTGAAGTTAACAGAGTTATTCTAAAAAAAGATTCAAACAATAAAGATTTTGAATCTAATCTTTGTGATGCATATTTATGGCTAATTAAGGATGTAGCCCCTTTCAAAGGAAAACCCAGGACATGTGACCTATACAATTATGAAAGTATTATTTATGAAACAATCAAGTCACCAATGGCTTATATAAAAACAAAAGAAGCATGGAAGAAAATAATAGAAATTATTTCGACAATGTCTGCAGAAACCATGACTTCATTACAAGGATCAACAGGAGGGCCATTGCCAACATACAAATTATTAAATCTGTTCTTAGAAATTGCAAATGAACATAATAATAAAGTTCTTATGGATATTTTCAATGAAAAAATTTCAAGCGAAGATAAATATAGATTTTATTCTTATCTTGCAGATTACAGTTTCAAATATGCTATTCTTCTATCTAAAGCCAGAAAAGAGGATGAAGCACAGAAACAATTTAGAGAAGGTGTAAAGTATTTATTGTCATACTCCTTCCGTAAGGATCGCACACTAAGTCATCTTCTTGATAGTGTAGAAAGCACATATATGGTTAATAAAGAGAAAGGTCTGCAAAATATATTAAGGTTGAAAACATTGGCGGATGCTGTTGTATACCATACAGATGGCAGAAGCACCAAAACATATCAACGTGAATGGTTTGAAATTCTTGCTAATACAAATATAAGCATTGCATTAACATATTTAAAAAATGAACTTACTTCATATGTGGCACATTGGGTATTTGAAGATAGTTTGGAGTATTTATTGGTTGCATGTAACAGTGAGATTTCACCTAGAATAGAGAATGCGATATATAAAACTTTCCCCAATAAAACTTCCGAAAGGTTCATTGAAGTATATGTTAATAACATTGAATGGCTAATCGATAATAACTTTTTGCCTCAGGCAAGAAGGTCTGTTGCTGAATTAGTAAGCCGTTTTGGAATTGAAGGAAAGGTACATATTTATAATTATAGTTTGGCACAACGATTAAAAAAACTATGTGAGATGTTTAATATTGATTGGTATGATAATATTTATTCAAATATCGAAAGTTTAAAGGTCAGAAACTATTCGAAAAATAATCAAATGCAAGACATGTCTATTAGCCGATTGAGTTTTGATGAATTTACTAATGAAGATTTAGTGCTTTATATTAAGGAGAATGGTATTAGAAATGGTGATTGGCAAGGACTATACTACTACTTAAGTAAAATCCAACACTTAAATGATGAATCTAAAATGTTTTTAAGTAGTTTAATTAAGAATTGTTTTGACAGAATTGATGATGAATTTTCAAAGAAAAAACTAATAGATATTTTCGACAGCCTTGAGTTGAATAATGAAATAAAGGCATTTACTTTCATGCAGATGTTCTTGGTGCATAGAGATGGTTGGTATAGTAGATTTACAGAGACTGAATTATTTAAAAGAGCACACGAATATGATTCTCAAGTGGCTGAAAAACACTTTTTTGAGTACATCTATAATAATTTATGCACTGTTGATTACTCATTAGCGGTTGGGGGTGAAATAATTAACTCTTTAACAGCGGTAGATAAAGAAAATGAAGCCATATTAGATTACTGGGATAAACTTTTTGATATTATAAATTATAGATTGTCTGGTCAGACTGATTTTGATTGGAACCATATAATAACTAAATCAAATCAATTCGATGATGAGGAAAAACTAATATCTATACTTTTAACCAGGTTAAAATACGGAGAAGCAAATAGATATAAATGGATTATTTCTGAATTAGATGATTTGCTAAATGATAAACATATAAGAGAAAAGTTTGTAAAACCTTTTATTCAATTCCTAAACGAAAGGGAGAAATATATTGATTATGCATTAACTATTCTGTTAGTACTCATAAAAAATCATTTTACAAATGATGAAATAGAGAAGTCTGGAATAAAGGATTCACTGAAAGGTATAAATACAAGCGGGAATGCATTAATTGATTATTTGATTAGAGTAATCCTTAATATAGACAAAAATAGAATTTATTTAAATTATAGTCATAAGTATAAATATGATGATGAGAGGACTAATTATTTTATTGACCAAATTAAAGGGATTGATAATAGGCTATCGCTATTAGAAAAGCGAGGTGTAGATATTGGCATTATTATTCATAACTATGTACAACATATTTTTTGCACTGAGTTTGTAGAAAAGCATCGGGAAATTTTATTTGATAAAAAATATAGTACACTTGTGCCGAATGTTTATTACTATGATATATTAACGAAATATATGGCAAATGAAATTGATGAATTTATAAATAATTATTCGGGGCATGAATATTTAAATGAAATTGAAGAGGAGTTATTTGGTATTGTACTAGATAATATAAGGTTAATAGTCGCACAAAATAATTCTATTATACCTAGGCCTAAAAATCTAAAACTACCTGAATATGTTGATGATAATATATCAGAAGTAGAATTAAGTGACTGGATAAGAATTGCTTATTATGAAAAATGGTTCTACAATTTTGGTGAATATAAACAAAACTTTGGTGAAAACCTAAAAGCAGTAACAATACTTTCTGGAATAGGATTTCATGAAAGAAATGAAACAATACCTTTCTATAGTTTAAGAGACGAATACACTTTATTCGATGAAAATTATGTTAGATATATTTTTTTAAACAATTTATCCAAATTAGAGTATTTTCTTACTTCAAATGTTACACTCCGTGAAGAGCCGTATTTGACTTATAAAATGAGACAATATTTAGGTGTTACTAACGAAGTTTTATATCTTCTAGGAATAAAAATAATAGAAGATTATGATGGGATTGTTGGAGTTACCAAAGATGGAGAGATTGTCTTAAGATTTTCTAGGTGGGATGTATGTTTTCAAGATCCAGACAATGATGCAGATAGAATCCCATATTTAATAGGTAGTCAACTACTAATGAAAAAAAGTAAATTTCTTGAATTATGTAGGTTGGTTAGGAAAAAACCATATCTGTATACAAATAAAATTGATCTGCATATGAATGATTAGTTAAATGTTCCTTGTTTATTTACACTCGAGTTTGTTTACAATTACAAAGTTTGCTTATCGCAATCGCCAACCGTCATGGGGTACATTCCCTTTGGCGGTTTTTTGTATTCAAAAATAGATATAGAAATAAATAAAAATATGCTAAACGGACGTAGTTGTAATCCCTCGAAAGCAAGTAGAATTCCGATGTGTAGGTGGTTTCGATATTTCCTCCCTAAGGTTATACCCTGCGTATGAATACTCATTACCTTCCACGAGCAAACTTTGTCATTCTTCACTGCTCACGAGCAAACTCGCTTGTCATTTTCTCATTTTTTATATATTTTTTTATATTTTTTAAGGTAATAAAACCAGCGAGCAAACTTTGTCTCTCAAAGTAACTTATGGGCGAGAAGCATTGCAACCACTCGCTTACCAGACGAGCAAACTTTGTCACTACGTGAGCAAACTTATTTGTAACTGGACAAGAGGTGTCGACATACACACGAGTTTGTTTACAATTACAAAGTTTGCTTATCGCAAGCGCCAACCGTCAGGGGGTTCATTCCCTTTGGCGGTTTTTTGTTGTGTAAAAAAGCATATAAGAATGTATAAATTATTAAATCCGGACGCAGTTTTAATCCCTCGTAAGCCTGTATAATTCGTATGTGTAGGTGGTTTCGATATTTCCTCCCGTAGGTTATACCCTGCGTATGAATACTCATTACCTTCCACGAGCAAACTTTGTCATTCTTCACTGCTCACGAGCAAACTCGCTTGTCATTTTCTCATTTTTTATATATTTTTTTATATTTTTTAAGGTAATAAAACCCGAGAGCAAACTTTGTCACTACAAGGGAAGAAACAGCGAGAAGCCTTGCAACAACTACATTTCATCACGAGCAAACTTTGTAACTACGTGAGCAAACTTATTTGTAACTGAACAAGAGGCGTTGGCTTATTTCAAAACTACAAAGAATATTCACGAAAAAGAGCGTCAGACTGGGAAACCGGCCTGGCGCTTTTTATTTGTGAAAAACAATATCCTCCCTATGCATATGGTAGCTACATAGGGTCCAAAAAGCAGTATTAACGCTTAATAAAGGCGATAAAAAGGGGCCTTTCGATGGAGTTAAAAATAATAAATCAAGAATTATCAATAAGCAAAGTAGCAGATTTATCACAAGTAGATTATTCAGATAAATTTTGTTTTATTGGCAAGACAGATGAGGAGTTATCCTTGGTGTGCAGCACAGAATTAGAACTCCAAAATGCAGTTGAATGTGATAATGGCTGGAAGGCCTTTAGAACAGAAGGGGTATTAGACTTCTCTTTATGCTAATTCTTTATTGTCACTCGCCACTGGACGGCATATTTTAAATTGAAGCCCCCTTGCTTTTGGCGAGGGAGATGTAAGAGGGAGGATTAAAAACATGCTAAATTATAAAAGACTAAAGTTTTGGGCATTTGTTTTTTTAATTGTTTTTGTAACAGTAATTGGAATTGGATTGATGTCAAATCCTAAAACTGTAGGAATAATCGGAGACGCAGATGAAACAACTGTTAGCCCCCAAAATGGAGTTGTAATAGCTGAGTCAGACAGGGTCACATTATATGCAACTAATGTAAAAGAAGATATGTATGAAGGAATTACTGTACTAACAAAGGATAAAAGCAAGACATTTTCATGGGTTAATGTGATGAATCCGACTTATACACCAACCATAACTATTACAGATAAAGATAATGATGGTAAGGACGAAGTAATTATTATATTAACAACAGGGATATGGTACTGGCCTTTTACAGCAGGAAACCCATATTTTAAATATGGAGGACTTAAATGAAATCAATCTTCAAGACCCCATTGAGGCAATCAATAAAAAAATAACTTCGACTATTGCTAAGAACGAAGGTAATGTAGAGGTGACAATAAAATGGGATGGAAGTGTTATTGAAAAAAGATACAATGAATCAGATGCCGGTATATGGTTTGATAAAGTTACATTCGGTTTAATTATTAAGTATGAAATTATTGCCAACAAGATAACTGCAAGTGTACCTGGCGCTGTATCTCCTTCAGAGTTTCCCGTAACAGTACTTGTTGAATATGGACCAGACCTTGAAGTCGATACTATTTCAATCCATGATTGATATTTTCCGTCTACCCATACAGTCAAAAGTGCCGTGGATATGTTTATAAGAACGGACACACTCAAATGACATTCGTTCTGTCATATCAATCCATGTGGAGTGTGTAACATTGATGTCAAGAGTTAAGAAATAAAAAACTGAAAAGCTTGTAAATAAAGGGTTTCCAGACATTTAGCTTTTCTCAAGGCCGATCTGCCGGATGTGGCAATGTCAGGGAACCCTTAATTTTATTGCTTGTGGGAACATATCAAAAACCTTGAAAATTTATAGTTGAGTTACCAGATTAGATAACTGCTTATTTTTCAAGGGGTTGAGGATATAGGATGGATGTATTACTGCTTATTATCTTTATGCGATAAAACACATGATTATAATAACATCTTTTCTACTATTGCGTTCAACTGTTTTGATATGTTGGAAAAGTCAGTATTCAAGTCCAAAGTTTTAACGCTAATACGATTACCGCCGATAATATAATCGTTGTCCGGTACAATATCTTCATCAGTTTTGGCATAAAGCAAAAGGCCGCTTATATTTCCCGAACGAGCTAAATCCATGTTTTTTACATAAGTAAATATCTGATACAAATTGTGAGAATGGATTGTTTGGCTGTTGAACAAGCTGTTTATCTGCATGGTCTTCTCATAGTATTTTGTGTCTATAATGAGTGTTTTGCCCCGATATCGAAGAGTTATATCTGATTTCATAGTAGGTAAATATTCTATTTCTCCACCGTCGACATCCCAGTCAATAATGGTGGATGAAGCATTAAACTGGGGATAATGCCTACGATAATATTCCAACACAAATTTTTCATAAAGCCTGTGCATACGCTGGTCGTCTACATAGCGGGCCAACTTTCGGGAACCGTCCTGCTCGGTCATTAGCATACCTTCGATAACTAGATAGCAGATATTCAGCAGCATTTTATAGGTGGCATTATTCCTATGGTATCTGATACTCGACCATTGAATTCTGCGCGGATTTATTTCATCAACATTACTGAAATAAAGCATTGTTTTCCTTAAGGCTTTTTTATGCTGCGTTGATACTTCCGGACAGCGTATCAAAAGCATTGCAGTGGTTTTGAGAATTTTATTCAAGTAACTGTTTTCTGTAAACTCATCATAATCACAGACCAGTTTCTTTTTAAGCATGGAATTCTGTACAATGGAGGCTGAGACATTGATTTTACCTGCAGGTGAAATAACGGCTTTTGTTTTGCTGATATACTCCCTACTTAATCCCCTTTTGATTTGGCTGGCGATACCTTTGGAAAGAATTGCTGCAAATAAATCAGAAGTATATTCGAAATCTTCAGTTGCTACTTGTTTATAGCCTTCTTCATTTAAGACATGAAAAGCATAAGCAAGCATATAGTATATATTTTGAATTCTAATCATACAAAGCCTCACTCAGCCTTTTTGTCCACTGTTCTATTTTGGATGGTTCGTCAAACCAATATTCGTTTAAAAGAGGCAACAATTCATACTTAATAACGGATTCCAGCCATTCGTCGGTTACCTCACTATTTGTGCACAGATAACTGTGTCCAATTCTGAACCCACTGCCAAGGGATTCATCCTTGCAGATAAAGTCATTCAAAGCTTTAATTTGCTCAACCAGGGCATTAAACTTGGGGTTGTTTGCTTGCTGTATAATTTTTTTAAACCCTTCAGAGTCAAAAGCAGGCTCGAGTTCAAAGAAAGCGAATCTTCTTCTCAAAGCATAATCGATTATGGCAAGGCTGCGGTCGGCAGTATTCATCATACCGATAATGTAGAGATTTTTGGGAACAGAAAATAACTCGTTGGAGTAAAGAAGGCGTAGTTTTTCACCGCGTTTTTCCTTTTCTATAAGCATCATCAACTCACCAAAAATTTTGCTTACATTGCCGCGGTTAATTTCGTCAATGATAAAGAAATAATCCCGTTCATCGTCATCCTGTGCTGTTTTGCAGAACTGGTAAAAAGGCCCGGGGGTAAGCTCAAATCCGTCTTTGGTTGGCCGGAATCCCATAATAAAGTCTTCATAGCTGTAACTTTGATGGAATTGAACCATCATAACCCGGCTTGTATCTTTTTGCCCCATTATGGAAAAAGCAAGTCTTTTGGCAGCAAAAGTCTTACCAACGCCGGGCGCTCCTTGCAGGATGATGTTTTTCTTGGTTATTAAGAGATTAACCAATGTATTATAACGTTCGGCATCCATGAAAACTTCACTGAGGAAGTTATCTTCGGTGTAGGACTCATACACAATTTCTTTTACTTCAATATCTACAGAGTCATCATCAATAAAGAGCGCTTCTAGTTT from Desulfofalx alkaliphila DSM 12257 carries:
- the mcrC gene encoding 5-methylcytosine-specific restriction endonuclease system specificity protein McrC, coding for MLAYAFHVLNEEGYKQVATEDFEYTSDLFAAILSKGIASQIKRGLSREYISKTKAVISPAGKINVSASIVQNSMLKKKLVCDYDEFTENSYLNKILKTTAMLLIRCPEVSTQHKKALRKTMLYFSNVDEINPRRIQWSSIRYHRNNATYKMLLNICYLVIEGMLMTEQDGSRKLARYVDDQRMHRLYEKFVLEYYRRHYPQFNASSTIIDWDVDGGEIEYLPTMKSDITLRYRGKTLIIDTKYYEKTMQINSLFNSQTIHSHNLYQIFTYVKNMDLARSGNISGLLLYAKTDEDIVPDNDYIIGGNRISVKTLDLNTDFSNISKQLNAIVEKMLL